A single window of Anopheles moucheti chromosome 2, idAnoMoucSN_F20_07, whole genome shotgun sequence DNA harbors:
- the LOC128298839 gene encoding uncharacterized protein LOC128298839, with protein MCSGTTFKALCYFYAGCNLFLSISAIMNANRVSQIIGYDNCTDGNDRSNEDDSNTSDQTCNQFTYGFLVAASGLDCFMSFVLVVAIFKRKCLLLKLYALHLWFHMSFCFYCWLAILLAFRGSVTSGTLLSVWGVVLILASVYFAMEVWITRGAYEAIRQEHAKQIQAAMAHSSTGSILLSMGGFIV; from the exons atgtgCTCCGGTACGACATTCAAAGCGTTATGCTATTTTTACGCTGGCTGTAATTTGTTTCTGTCAATCAGTGCCATTATGAACGCGAATCGTGTTAGTCAAATTATCGGTTATGATAATTGTACCGACGGCAACGACAGATCCAATGAGGATGACAGCAACACATCGGATCAAACGTGCAATCAAT TCACATACGGTTTTTTGGTGGCCGCTAGTGGGTTGGATTGTTTCATGTCGTTCGTGTTGGTGGTGGCAATTTTTAAG CGAAAATGCCTTCTCCTGAAGCTGTATGCACTACACCTGTGGTTCCATATGTCATTCTGTTTCTACTGCTGGTTGGCCATCCTGCTAGCGTTCCGAGGTTCAGTCACCTCTGGCACCCTTCTCTCCGTGTGGGGTGTCGTGTTGATACTCGCCAGCG TTTACTTCGCGATGGAGGTCTGGATAACGAGAGGAGCCTACGAGGCCATTCGGCAGGAACATGCTAAGCAGATACAGGCAGCTATGGCGCACAGCAGCACCGGTTCCATTCTGCTGAGCATGGGTGGATTTATCGTCTAA